The following are from one region of the Desulfuromonas acetexigens genome:
- the hypD gene encoding hydrogenase formation protein HypD, with product MIDLALFRDPRAARALVSALGEAADAASRPLTFMEVCGTHTMAIHQHGIRSLLPESIRLISGPGCPVCVTPIAYVDHALALARRPDTLIATFGDMIRVPGSSKSLQAEKARGADIRIVYSPLDAVALARKNPEREVVFLGVGFETTTPTIAGAILEARRLGLTNFSVLSANKTMPAPMAALTADPDLAIDGYLCPAHVATVIGAEGFRSLAENYGIPCVITGFEPLDILQGLLMLTRQARAVEARVEIQYSRFVRPEGNTKAREIMARIFAPGDADWRGIGPIPGSGLRIRDEFADYDAALKLPVIVEPAREPAGCRCGEILKGKLAPRACPLFDAACTPENPIGACMVSSEGACAAAYKYGC from the coding sequence ATGATCGACCTCGCCCTTTTTCGCGATCCTCGGGCGGCTCGGGCGCTGGTTTCGGCCCTCGGAGAGGCGGCCGATGCGGCATCTCGTCCCCTGACCTTCATGGAGGTCTGCGGCACCCACACCATGGCCATCCATCAGCACGGCATCCGCTCCCTTCTGCCCGAATCGATCCGGCTCATCTCTGGCCCCGGCTGCCCGGTCTGCGTCACCCCCATCGCCTACGTCGATCACGCCCTGGCCCTGGCCCGGCGGCCGGACACCTTGATCGCGACCTTCGGCGACATGATCCGGGTTCCGGGATCGAGCAAAAGTCTGCAAGCCGAAAAGGCCCGAGGCGCGGACATCCGCATTGTCTATTCCCCCCTCGACGCCGTCGCCCTGGCCCGGAAAAATCCGGAGCGCGAGGTGGTCTTTCTCGGCGTCGGCTTTGAAACGACGACGCCGACCATCGCCGGGGCGATTCTCGAAGCCCGCCGCCTGGGATTGACCAACTTTTCGGTGCTGAGCGCCAATAAAACTATGCCGGCACCGATGGCGGCGCTCACCGCCGACCCGGATCTGGCCATCGACGGCTATCTCTGCCCAGCCCATGTCGCCACGGTGATCGGCGCCGAGGGCTTCCGCTCCCTCGCCGAAAACTACGGCATCCCCTGCGTCATCACCGGCTTCGAGCCTCTCGACATCCTGCAAGGGCTACTGATGCTCACCCGCCAGGCCCGGGCCGTGGAGGCGCGGGTGGAGATCCAGTACAGCCGCTTCGTCCGCCCCGAAGGCAACACCAAAGCCCGGGAAATCATGGCCCGGATCTTTGCACCCGGCGACGCCGACTGGCGGGGGATCGGCCCGATTCCCGGGAGCGGCCTGCGCATCCGCGACGAATTCGCCGACTACGACGCTGCCCTCAAACTGCCGGTGATCGTCGAACCGGCGCGGGAACCGGCCGGTTGCCGCTGCGGCGAGATCCTCAAAGGTAAGCTCGCCCCCCGCGCCTGCCCCCTCTTCGACGCCGCCTGCACCCCGGAAAACCCCATCGGCGCCTGCATGGTCTCCAGTGAAGGAGCCTGCGCGGCGGCCTATAAATACGGCTGTTAA
- a CDS encoding HypC/HybG/HupF family hydrogenase formation chaperone, with protein sequence MCLGIPMQVKSITGETAVCEIDGVKREASLMLVEHVRVGDFVLIHAGFAMEKLDPAEAETTLELFRQLIAAAPDAP encoded by the coding sequence ATGTGTCTCGGCATACCAATGCAGGTCAAAAGCATCACCGGTGAAACAGCGGTCTGCGAGATCGATGGCGTCAAGCGCGAAGCCAGCCTGATGCTGGTGGAGCATGTACGGGTGGGAGATTTCGTGCTGATTCACGCCGGTTTCGCCATGGAAAAACTCGATCCGGCCGAGGCGGAAACGACCCTGGAGCTCTTCCGGCAACTCATCGCCGCCGCGCCGGACGCGCCATGA
- the hypB gene encoding hydrogenase nickel incorporation protein HypB — protein sequence MCLDCGCSPNDPHHHQHDHDHHHPPDYGRGKTVTIKEDLLGKNNRLAAANRARFAAHRLLVLNLVSSPGSGKTSILERTLSDLQTEVRFAVLEGDQQTANDAERIAATGVPVHQINTGAGCHLDAHMVGHGVDHLDLAACDILMIENVGNLVCPAGFDLGEDHKVAVLSVTEGEDKPLKYPQMFQAADLLLINKLDLLPHLRFDLEQCRQFALRINPRLEIIELSCQSGEGMEHWYDWLRERVKKQNQ from the coding sequence ATGTGCCTTGATTGCGGCTGCTCGCCGAACGACCCGCACCACCATCAACACGATCATGACCACCACCATCCCCCTGATTACGGCCGGGGCAAGACCGTCACCATCAAAGAGGATCTGCTCGGCAAAAACAACCGCCTGGCCGCCGCCAACCGCGCCCGTTTCGCCGCCCACCGGCTGCTGGTCCTCAACCTGGTCAGTTCCCCCGGCAGCGGCAAGACCTCGATCCTCGAACGGACCCTGAGCGACCTCCAGACCGAAGTGCGTTTCGCCGTCCTCGAAGGCGATCAGCAGACCGCCAACGACGCCGAGCGCATCGCCGCCACCGGCGTTCCCGTTCACCAGATCAACACCGGCGCCGGCTGTCACCTCGACGCCCACATGGTTGGCCACGGCGTCGATCATCTCGATCTCGCCGCCTGCGACATCCTGATGATCGAGAATGTCGGCAATCTCGTCTGCCCGGCCGGTTTCGACCTGGGCGAGGACCACAAGGTCGCCGTGCTGTCGGTCACCGAAGGGGAGGACAAACCCCTCAAATATCCTCAGATGTTCCAGGCCGCCGATCTGCTGCTGATCAACAAGCTCGACCTGTTGCCCCATCTGCGCTTCGATCTGGAACAGTGCCGACAATTCGCCCTCCGGATCAACCCGCGCCTGGAAATCATCGAACTTTCCTGCCAGAGCGGCGAAGGGATGGAGCACTGGTACGATTGGCTGCGAGAGCGGGTAAAAAAGCAAAACCAGTGA
- the hypA gene encoding hydrogenase maturation nickel metallochaperone HypA: MHEVAITQNIIDICETTARRQGATTVRSVTVAIGELSGVVPEAVEFCFEACSKGTLLENASLLIERIPGRGRCLACQTEFPLDNYSFACPACGEFAPRRITGEELSVIQMEID; this comes from the coding sequence ATGCACGAAGTCGCCATCACCCAAAATATCATCGACATCTGCGAGACAACCGCCCGCCGCCAGGGGGCAACCACCGTTCGCAGCGTGACCGTGGCGATCGGCGAACTTTCCGGGGTGGTGCCCGAAGCGGTGGAATTCTGTTTCGAGGCGTGCAGCAAAGGCACACTCCTTGAGAACGCTTCCTTGCTTATCGAAAGAATTCCCGGCCGGGGCCGGTGCCTCGCCTGCCAAACCGAATTCCCCCTGGACAATTACAGCTTCGCCTGCCCGGCCTGCGGCGAATTCGCCCCGCGCCGGATCACGGGGGAGGAACTCAGCGTCATACAAATGGAGATCGACTGA
- a CDS encoding sigma-54-dependent transcriptional regulator, translating to MEQGRIYLCDEDSDSRNYYERLLSGHGHDIRAFPGSEALLKALSESAEEGPDLVLFDACSPGPDGLEPLRRIKALRPAAAVIVTSAFATVRCATAALKLGACEYLPKPVLVDELTALVAKEVGQRRLVEENRSLKAQIRKNFDPGQVVFKSAVFKNVFALAHKVAPSDAGVLILGESGTGKELIASTLHYASRRREQRYLTVNCAALTETLLESQLFGHVKGAFTGAVATQRGLVEEADRGTLFLDEIGDISPALQAKLLRVLQEKEFMPVGATRVKHADVRFVAATNRDLEAEVAAGRFREDLYYRLNVVTLRLPPLRERREDIPPLVEHFLGRFAPRGGLRVSPEALARLQAYDWPGNVRELENVMEMAVIFADGGVIGPDQLPGKVAEERPAAFSLPREQLSLAIVERMYIEQVYRQTRFHKVRTAQILDISRKTLDRKLRQYHIDKAPAESGS from the coding sequence ATGGAACAGGGTCGGATCTACCTCTGTGATGAGGATTCGGATTCTCGAAACTATTACGAACGGTTGCTGAGTGGTCACGGCCATGACATCCGTGCTTTTCCCGGCAGTGAGGCCCTGTTGAAAGCCTTGTCCGAGAGTGCCGAGGAGGGGCCCGATCTGGTGTTGTTCGATGCTTGTTCGCCCGGCCCCGATGGCCTCGAGCCGTTGCGGCGGATCAAAGCCTTGCGTCCGGCGGCGGCGGTCATCGTCACGAGCGCCTTCGCCACTGTGCGATGCGCCACCGCTGCGCTGAAGTTGGGGGCCTGTGAATATCTGCCCAAACCGGTTCTGGTGGACGAACTGACCGCGCTGGTCGCCAAGGAAGTAGGGCAAAGGCGTCTGGTGGAGGAGAACCGCTCCCTCAAGGCTCAGATTCGCAAAAACTTCGATCCCGGCCAGGTGGTCTTCAAAAGCGCCGTTTTCAAGAACGTCTTCGCGTTGGCCCATAAGGTGGCGCCGAGTGACGCCGGTGTGTTGATTCTCGGCGAAAGCGGCACCGGCAAGGAATTGATCGCCTCGACCTTGCATTACGCCAGCCGTCGCAGGGAACAGCGTTATCTCACCGTCAACTGCGCCGCCCTCACCGAGACCCTGCTCGAAAGCCAGTTGTTTGGCCACGTCAAGGGAGCCTTCACCGGCGCCGTGGCGACCCAGCGTGGCCTGGTCGAGGAAGCCGACAGGGGCACCCTGTTCCTCGACGAGATCGGCGACATCAGCCCGGCCCTGCAGGCCAAGCTGCTGAGGGTGCTGCAGGAGAAGGAATTCATGCCGGTCGGGGCGACCCGGGTCAAGCATGCCGATGTCCGTTTCGTCGCCGCCACCAACCGCGACCTCGAAGCCGAGGTTGCCGCCGGCCGCTTCCGCGAGGACCTCTACTATCGTCTCAACGTCGTCACCTTGCGCCTGCCGCCGTTGCGCGAACGGCGCGAGGACATCCCGCCTCTGGTCGAACATTTCCTCGGCAGGTTCGCGCCTCGCGGCGGCTTGCGCGTGTCCCCCGAGGCACTGGCGCGGTTGCAGGCTTACGACTGGCCCGGCAACGTGCGAGAGTTGGAAAACGTTATGGAAATGGCGGTGATTTTCGCCGACGGCGGGGTGATCGGACCCGATCAATTGCCGGGCAAGGTGGCCGAGGAACGGCCGGCGGCATTCTCGCTGCCCCGGGAGCAGTTGTCCTTGGCCATCGTTGAGCGCATGTATATCGAGCAGGTCTATCGCCAGACCCGTTTTCATAAGGTACGTACCGCCCAAATTCTCGATATCTCACGTAAAACCCTTGATCGCAAGTTGCGGCAGTATCACATCGACAAAGCCCCCGCCGAATCCGGCTCCTGA
- a CDS encoding nickel-dependent hydrogenase large subunit, with product MATKIVIDPVSRIEGHLKIEVLVDDGVVKEAKSSGMMYRGLENILLGRDPRDAARIMQRICGVCPTSHGLAAAFALDEAYGVAGSITDNGRILRNLIQGANYVQSHILHFYQLGALDYVDVAACADYSGSDPTLKKVKDFIGRGHLGPFVPRYEGDYRLSKEENRAAVAHYVEALNMRRLAHEAVAIFGGKMPHNMSIVAGGVTAAPSVDKITAFLWKIDQLLDFIDTCYLPDVLLVAGRYSDYFGIGAGCKQFLSFGVFDMDSDPDLTKRHRYFPQGIVKGADLKLRRLDPDKITEEVDSSWFVNHGAVHPYEGSTVPDRDKAGAYSWVKSPRYDGEVLEVGPLARMLAAYAGGDKEVQGLVNGVLQQFNASPEALFSVLGRHAARAIECKLVAEKLKQWVLQLQPGQPTFTDFPLEVTSRGMGLHEAPRGALGHWIVIEGGKTKNYQAVVPTTWNAGPVDSQGQPGPIEQSLIGTKVKDKNNPFELVRIVRSYDPCLSCAVHVVTPRGEDLGHFVVGGEA from the coding sequence ATGGCAACGAAGATTGTGATCGATCCGGTATCCCGCATCGAAGGACACCTGAAGATTGAGGTTCTGGTGGACGATGGTGTGGTCAAGGAAGCCAAGAGCTCGGGCATGATGTACCGTGGGCTCGAAAACATTCTGCTGGGGCGCGACCCCCGCGACGCCGCCCGCATCATGCAGCGCATCTGCGGCGTCTGTCCCACCTCCCATGGCCTGGCGGCGGCCTTCGCCCTCGACGAGGCCTACGGGGTGGCCGGCAGCATCACCGACAACGGCCGCATCCTGCGCAACCTGATCCAGGGCGCCAACTACGTTCAATCCCATATCCTTCACTTTTACCAGCTCGGTGCCCTCGACTACGTCGACGTGGCCGCCTGCGCCGATTACAGCGGCAGCGATCCGACCCTGAAAAAGGTCAAGGATTTCATCGGTCGCGGCCACCTCGGTCCCTTCGTTCCCCGCTATGAGGGGGACTATCGCCTGTCCAAGGAGGAGAACCGCGCGGCGGTGGCACATTACGTCGAGGCCCTCAACATGCGCCGTTTGGCTCATGAAGCGGTGGCGATCTTCGGCGGCAAGATGCCGCACAACATGTCGATCGTCGCCGGCGGGGTCACCGCCGCCCCCTCGGTGGATAAGATTACCGCCTTCCTCTGGAAGATCGACCAGTTGCTCGACTTCATCGACACCTGCTACCTCCCCGACGTGCTGCTGGTGGCCGGCCGCTACAGCGACTATTTCGGTATCGGTGCCGGCTGCAAGCAGTTCCTGTCCTTCGGCGTCTTCGACATGGACAGCGATCCCGACCTGACCAAGCGTCATCGCTACTTCCCCCAGGGGATCGTCAAGGGCGCCGACCTCAAGCTGCGCCGTCTCGATCCGGACAAGATCACCGAAGAGGTGGACAGCAGCTGGTTCGTCAACCACGGCGCGGTCCATCCCTACGAGGGGAGCACCGTCCCCGACCGCGACAAGGCCGGCGCCTACAGCTGGGTCAAATCGCCCCGCTACGACGGCGAGGTGCTCGAAGTCGGCCCGCTGGCCCGCATGCTGGCCGCCTACGCCGGCGGCGACAAGGAAGTGCAGGGACTGGTCAACGGCGTGCTCCAGCAGTTCAATGCCTCCCCCGAGGCGCTGTTCTCGGTCCTCGGCCGGCACGCGGCCCGCGCCATCGAGTGCAAGCTGGTTGCGGAAAAGCTCAAGCAATGGGTGCTGCAGCTGCAGCCGGGGCAGCCGACCTTCACCGACTTTCCCCTGGAAGTCACCAGTCGCGGCATGGGCCTGCACGAAGCGCCCCGCGGCGCCCTGGGGCACTGGATCGTGATCGAAGGCGGCAAGACCAAGAACTACCAGGCGGTGGTGCCGACTACCTGGAACGCCGGGCCAGTGGACAGCCAAGGGCAGCCCGGCCCGATCGAGCAATCGCTGATCGGCACCAAGGTCAAGGACAAGAACAACCCCTTCGAGCTGGTGCGCATCGTCCGCTCCTACGACCCCTGTCTCTCCTGCGCGGTGCACGTGGTTACCCCCAGGGGCGAGGATCTTGGGCACTTCGTGGTCGGAGGAGAAGCATGA
- a CDS encoding HyaD/HybD family hydrogenase maturation endopeptidase gives MRPEGSALWGVPERLPILVLGVGNLLRKDDGFAGAVLENLARRDLPLQVELFDAGTSAIDLMDVFNGRRKLIVIDAVRGGQAPGTLYRFSPDEVESGALPMNSLHQVGLLETLKLGELIDCKPLQTVVIGVQPADTGVGIGLSPEVQKVVGRAAELVLKEIDRFESDTDSND, from the coding sequence ATGAGGCCGGAAGGGTCCGCGTTATGGGGTGTCCCCGAGCGGCTGCCGATCCTGGTTCTGGGGGTGGGAAATCTTCTGCGCAAGGACGACGGTTTTGCTGGCGCTGTCCTGGAAAATCTCGCGAGACGGGATCTGCCTTTGCAGGTTGAACTCTTTGATGCCGGAACCAGCGCCATCGACCTGATGGATGTTTTCAACGGTCGGCGCAAGCTGATCGTAATCGATGCCGTGCGTGGCGGCCAGGCCCCCGGTACCCTTTATCGCTTCAGTCCCGACGAGGTGGAAAGCGGGGCCCTGCCGATGAATTCGCTGCATCAGGTCGGTTTGTTGGAAACTCTCAAGCTGGGGGAGTTGATCGACTGCAAACCCCTGCAGACGGTGGTGATCGGTGTGCAACCGGCCGACACCGGCGTTGGTATCGGGCTGTCGCCGGAGGTGCAAAAGGTTGTCGGCAGGGCCGCCGAGTTGGTTTTGAAGGAAATCGACAGATTCGAATCCGATACGGATTCTAACGATTGA
- a CDS encoding hydrogenase small subunit, with protein MPISRRRFLQFTASGAAVLGVSLFGNPLLRKAFASAIQETPIIWLAAGACSGCSVSLLNSLSPRIQDVLLDQILPGHHLELAFHPTVMAASGDLAMQAMYDTEEKPFILVVEGSITTADGGRHCEIGEKDGHGITSLEHVTRLGRKAKAVIAIGSCAAFGGIPAANMNPTGSKGVMAVFKEQGIVTPTINLPGCAVHPDWFIGTVAAVLLGGPESVKVDAQGRPEMFYQKLIHDNCPLRGHFDAGRFAEKFGDPYCLYKLGCKGPVAHANCPEKRFNSGTNWCIDNGHPCQGCVEPEYPFDQTMWGTVPIKDATPPSLYPPIVTDLKKSVDVTPAYAALAGVAAGVVGAQVLKKKPARHEDSEGKE; from the coding sequence ATGCCCATTTCCCGACGTAGATTTTTGCAGTTTACCGCCAGCGGCGCCGCCGTGCTGGGGGTCAGTCTCTTTGGCAATCCGTTGTTGCGCAAGGCTTTCGCCAGTGCCATTCAGGAAACCCCCATTATTTGGCTGGCGGCCGGGGCGTGCAGCGGATGCAGCGTGTCGCTGCTCAATTCCCTGTCGCCGCGCATCCAGGATGTCCTGCTGGATCAGATTCTCCCTGGACACCACCTAGAGCTGGCCTTTCATCCGACGGTGATGGCGGCCTCCGGGGACCTGGCCATGCAGGCTATGTACGACACCGAGGAAAAACCTTTCATTTTGGTGGTGGAAGGCTCGATCACCACCGCCGACGGCGGTCGCCACTGTGAAATCGGCGAGAAGGATGGCCACGGGATCACCTCCCTGGAACACGTCACCCGTTTAGGGCGCAAGGCCAAGGCGGTCATTGCCATTGGCTCCTGCGCCGCTTTCGGCGGCATCCCGGCGGCCAACATGAACCCGACCGGCTCCAAGGGAGTAATGGCGGTTTTCAAGGAGCAGGGAATCGTCACCCCGACCATCAATCTCCCCGGTTGCGCCGTTCACCCTGACTGGTTCATCGGCACCGTTGCCGCGGTGCTGCTCGGCGGCCCCGAGTCGGTGAAGGTCGACGCGCAAGGCCGGCCGGAAATGTTTTATCAGAAGTTGATCCACGACAACTGCCCGCTGCGCGGCCATTTCGACGCCGGCCGCTTCGCCGAGAAGTTCGGCGACCCCTACTGCCTCTACAAGCTCGGCTGCAAGGGGCCGGTGGCCCACGCCAACTGCCCGGAAAAACGTTTCAACTCGGGGACCAACTGGTGCATCGACAACGGCCATCCCTGCCAGGGCTGCGTCGAGCCGGAATATCCCTTCGACCAGACGATGTGGGGGACGGTGCCGATCAAGGACGCCACCCCGCCGTCCCTCTATCCTCCCATCGTCACCGATCTGAAAAAGTCGGTGGACGTCACCCCGGCCTACGCGGCGCTGGCCGGCGTGGCCGCCGGCGTGGTCGGGGCGCAGGTGCTGAAGAAGAAGCCTGCTCGGCATGAGGACAGCGAAGGGAAGGAGTAA
- the hybA gene encoding hydrogenase 2 operon protein HybA: protein MKLDRRKFLKIGAVAGGTAVCATATPAQARERREPDPNWYGMLNDSTRCIGCKACQVACKKENKLELESTLDDKEKFGNAIYDSPRGLSEHTYTLIKLHQGEKAEEATFVKQQCMHCVDPACQSACIVGALKKQPTGAVQYDAGMCMGCRYCMVACPYSVPQFEWHKAIPSIKKCTLCNETKLTKGEPTACSTACPVGAITFGKREELLRIARQRIKAEPERYLDHIYGEKEIGGTNVLYLTRKNVQFAALGLPDFEYKAVSGLTESIQHRIFQYFIPPIAVYSILGGIMAYNQRRKKNAGIEGGEDEY from the coding sequence ATGAAACTCGATCGCAGAAAATTTCTCAAGATCGGCGCCGTCGCCGGCGGCACCGCCGTCTGCGCGACGGCGACCCCGGCCCAGGCCCGGGAGCGGCGGGAGCCCGATCCCAACTGGTACGGGATGCTCAACGACAGCACCCGCTGCATCGGCTGCAAGGCCTGTCAGGTCGCCTGCAAGAAGGAGAACAAGCTCGAACTCGAATCGACCCTCGACGACAAGGAGAAATTCGGCAACGCTATCTACGACTCGCCCCGGGGCCTGTCCGAGCATACCTACACACTGATCAAGCTGCACCAGGGGGAGAAGGCCGAAGAGGCCACCTTCGTCAAGCAGCAGTGCATGCACTGCGTCGACCCGGCCTGCCAGTCGGCCTGCATCGTCGGCGCGCTGAAGAAGCAACCGACCGGGGCGGTTCAGTACGACGCCGGGATGTGCATGGGCTGCCGCTACTGCATGGTCGCCTGCCCCTACAGCGTCCCCCAGTTCGAGTGGCACAAGGCGATCCCGTCGATCAAGAAGTGCACCCTGTGCAACGAAACCAAGCTGACCAAAGGGGAGCCGACCGCCTGTTCCACCGCCTGCCCGGTCGGGGCGATCACCTTCGGCAAGCGCGAGGAGCTGCTGCGCATCGCCCGGCAGCGGATCAAGGCCGAGCCCGAGCGCTACCTCGATCACATCTATGGCGAGAAGGAGATCGGCGGTACCAACGTCCTCTACCTGACCCGCAAGAACGTCCAGTTCGCCGCCCTGGGGCTGCCCGATTTCGAGTACAAGGCGGTTTCCGGGCTGACCGAGAGCATCCAGCACCGGATTTTCCAGTATTTCATCCCCCCGATCGCGGTTTACAGCATTCTCGGCGGCATCATGGCGTACAACCAGCGCCGCAAGAAGAACGCCGGCATCGAAGGAGGCGAAGATGAGTATTAA
- the nrfD gene encoding NrfD/PsrC family molybdoenzyme membrane anchor subunit: MSIKALPLRQKFFTPNVAILLFFMGSGALFAYFRFFHGFGSVTNLNPAYPFGLWIAFDVACGVALAAGGFTTAAIVEIFGREKYHALVRPAILTAFIGYFLVGLAVFFDLGKYYNIWHALIYWNGTSVLFEVAWCVMLYLTVLGIENLPNVVEQFKGNVNLPGSLALFNRPADWMLGKVDWFCRKTLAFFVIAGVVLSFGHQSSLGTMMLIAPYKLHDLWYTPLSPLLFLTSAVSVGPCMVIFEGTLASKFFGRKPETELLGSFAKYIPLFLGVYLLLRLGDLAYRGVLAQAFDGSVAGNAFLIELALFVVPYFLLKRQSVRMHGSKLFLCALSVICGVVLNRFNVFLIGVDMAPGFNYFPSVGEFAVTFAFIAFGVLLYKIAVNYLPILEAEEHH; the protein is encoded by the coding sequence ATGAGTATTAAGGCCCTGCCCCTGCGGCAGAAATTTTTTACCCCCAACGTGGCGATCCTGCTCTTTTTCATGGGCAGCGGGGCGCTGTTCGCCTATTTCCGTTTCTTCCACGGCTTCGGCTCGGTGACCAACCTCAACCCGGCCTATCCCTTCGGGCTGTGGATCGCCTTCGACGTGGCCTGTGGCGTGGCCCTGGCCGCGGGCGGCTTCACCACCGCGGCGATCGTCGAGATCTTCGGTCGCGAGAAATACCACGCCCTGGTGCGGCCGGCGATCCTGACCGCCTTCATCGGTTATTTCCTGGTCGGCCTGGCGGTCTTCTTCGACCTGGGCAAGTACTACAATATCTGGCACGCGCTGATCTACTGGAACGGCACCTCGGTGCTGTTCGAGGTGGCCTGGTGCGTCATGCTCTACCTGACCGTGCTCGGCATCGAAAACCTGCCGAACGTGGTCGAGCAGTTCAAGGGGAACGTCAACCTGCCTGGCTCCCTGGCCCTGTTCAATCGTCCCGCCGACTGGATGCTCGGCAAGGTCGACTGGTTCTGCCGCAAGACCCTGGCCTTTTTCGTCATCGCCGGAGTGGTCCTTTCCTTCGGCCACCAGAGTTCGCTGGGGACGATGATGCTGATCGCCCCCTACAAGCTGCACGATCTCTGGTACACGCCGCTGTCGCCGTTGCTCTTTCTGACCTCGGCGGTCAGCGTCGGCCCCTGCATGGTCATCTTCGAAGGAACCCTGGCCTCCAAGTTCTTCGGCCGCAAGCCCGAGACCGAGCTGCTCGGAAGTTTCGCCAAGTACATCCCGCTCTTTCTCGGCGTCTACCTGCTGCTGCGCCTGGGCGATCTGGCCTACCGCGGGGTGCTGGCCCAGGCCTTCGACGGCAGCGTGGCCGGCAATGCCTTCCTGATCGAGCTGGCGCTGTTCGTGGTGCCTTACTTCCTGCTCAAGCGGCAGAGCGTGCGGATGCACGGCAGCAAGCTCTTCCTCTGCGCCCTGTCGGTGATCTGCGGCGTGGTGCTCAACCGCTTCAACGTCTTTCTCATCGGCGTCGACATGGCGCCCGGTTTCAACTACTTTCCCTCGGTGGGCGAGTTCGCCGTCACCTTCGCCTTTATCGCCTTCGGCGTGCTGCTGTACAAGATCGCGGTGAATTATCTGCCGATTCTCGAGGCCGAGGAGCATCATTGA